The genomic DNA CAGCGAGACCTCCTCTACGTCATCGCGGGCCGCGAGGAGCCGCACGGCCTCGCGATCAAGGAGGAGCTGGAGGACTACTACGAGAAGGAGATCCACCATGGCCGGCTCTACCCCAACCTCGACACGCTGGTCGAGAAGGGGCTGGTGGAGAAGGGCCAGCACGACCGCCGGACGAACTACTACACGCTGACACGACGGGGTCGGCGCGAGATCGACGCGCGCCGGGAGTGGGAGGAACAGTACCTCGATTGAGGCCCGCGCCGCCTCGCGGCCCGGCTACATGTAGGCCGCGTCCCAGCGCGTCGGCTTGCGCTGGTTCCCGCACCCGTCGCACTCCATCCGGCCCATCGTGTCCATCGAGGTGATGAACGACTCGCAGTTGCCGCAGTAGAACCCCCACTTGTTCTCGCGCTCCTCGTCCGTGTAGACCGTGTGGAACGCGCCCTTCGAGCCACGGTCGGTGTCGAGGTGGTCGATGTACACCTCGTCGCCGTCCGGTGTCGTGATAGCCTCGAGGTCCTCGGTCTCGGCGTCCGTGTAGACGTTCTCGACGAAGGTCGGCCCGTCGAGTTCGACCCGGCCCTCGCCGCTCTTGACCAGCCCCTGGCGCTCGTAGAACTTGTTCCCCTCCGTGTTGTCCGAGAGGACGCGCCCGCGGATGGTCTCGGCGCCGCGGTCACGGAGCGCGCGCCGGGTCTCGCGGAACAGGTCCCCCCCGATGCTCTCGCCGCGGTGCATGGGGTCGACATGGAGCCAGTTGATGTCGCCGTACTCGTCGACGATCTCGCTCTCGGAGAAGCCGACCACCTCCACACCGTCGTCGACGACCAGGAACAGCACGTCGTCGTCCTCCAGCTTCTCGGTGAACGTCTCGCTGGAGTACCACCGTGTGATCGCCTCCTCGATGGCACCCGGGGAGAGGGAGTAGGACGCCTCCATCGACCGCTTCGCGATCGACCGGATGGCCGACTCGTCTGCCGGTGTCGCCTCTCTGACCTGCATACATATCGTCAGGGTGTGGGCTGGCATAAAACCACCTCGCAGTCCCGGCAACCCGGACGCGACCACCGGTCCGTCCGGCACGGCGCGTGATGCGGCCGTCCCCTGTGGGGAGCGGCGCTCCCCTCGAGTCCGCCCCCGGGGTCCGCCCTCGGATGGTGTCAGCCACCAGTAAAAGCCGACCGGTGGCTGCCGACTGACAGCAATCGCCGAAACTCACGATTTCGAGACTCCTGGCCGTTCAGGGGATGGATTCGTTGCGCGGGCGGTACCATAATCCCTAAGACTGGAAACCACCTGTAATTACGTAACATGACTGACGTTCGTGCGGCACCGCGCTACCGGAGGTGGGGCGATGGGCGTTGAGATCAAGGAATCACCCGTCAGCGAGGCCGAATTCGAGGCGATGAAGGGGTTCGTCCACGACTACCTCGCGGCCTCGGTGGAGAACGAGGAGGAGGGCGGGCGGATGCGCTGGTACCCGTGGCACAGCGCCGAGTACCGGTTCAACCACATCCGCAACGTGACGGAACTCGCCGCCGACATCGCCCGGAAGGAGGGCGCCAACGTCGACGTGACCCGGGTGGCGGCCCTGTTCCACGACATCTCGAAGCTGGAGGCCGACCAGGATG from Haloglomus litoreum includes the following:
- a CDS encoding PadR family transcriptional regulator translates to MYDLTGFQRDLLYVIAGREEPHGLAIKEELEDYYEKEIHHGRLYPNLDTLVEKGLVEKGQHDRRTNYYTLTRRGRREIDARREWEEQYLD
- a CDS encoding GNAT family N-acetyltransferase, with the translated sequence MQVREATPADESAIRSIAKRSMEASYSLSPGAIEEAITRWYSSETFTEKLEDDDVLFLVVDDGVEVVGFSESEIVDEYGDINWLHVDPMHRGESIGGDLFRETRRALRDRGAETIRGRVLSDNTEGNKFYERQGLVKSGEGRVELDGPTFVENVYTDAETEDLEAITTPDGDEVYIDHLDTDRGSKGAFHTVYTDEERENKWGFYCGNCESFITSMDTMGRMECDGCGNQRKPTRWDAAYM